One window from the genome of Mumia sp. ZJ1417 encodes:
- a CDS encoding chloride channel protein codes for MADETDTLQMAPLAHSRDFWRLLRDAVVFGVTLAFGGLVFLFVVENGDFWSDPTSNGWWGGRWWWVAVTAGAGLVVGLIRHVLRMPAHVPGLVDELEGEHVEPRSVPGTVAVSTVSLVGGASLGPEAALGSMGGGLGTLVGQRRTDPDMQKATMLTGTAASYGGLLASPIVATLLVLELAKPHRRRFTHVVFGSLVSATVAFAIFYPIAGTTFLGIYEVPSYTFEDWHILAGVGLGLAAAAGALVLAVITGVVRRLVAPLTTKTVVRPVVGGVVFGLVAVALPLTLFTGSDQLETVVGSGSSLGAGFLLVIVLAKMVTFAVCTESGFIGGPFFPMLFIGGTYGYAIHLLVPDIPVALAFSCVFAALPGAIVAAPFSLVLMAALMMDLGALETVPIAVAVLTAYIAVTGSGVLVAMASRRRKAPA; via the coding sequence GTGGCGGACGAGACGGACACGCTCCAGATGGCGCCGCTCGCGCACTCGCGTGACTTCTGGCGTCTGCTCCGCGACGCTGTCGTCTTCGGCGTCACCCTCGCGTTCGGAGGGCTGGTGTTCCTCTTCGTCGTCGAGAACGGCGACTTCTGGAGCGACCCGACGAGCAACGGCTGGTGGGGCGGGCGGTGGTGGTGGGTCGCCGTCACCGCAGGCGCTGGGCTGGTCGTCGGCCTCATCCGTCACGTCCTGCGGATGCCGGCGCACGTGCCGGGGCTCGTCGACGAGCTGGAGGGGGAGCACGTCGAGCCGCGGAGCGTGCCCGGCACGGTCGCCGTGTCGACCGTCTCCCTCGTCGGCGGAGCCAGCCTCGGTCCGGAGGCCGCACTCGGCTCCATGGGCGGGGGACTCGGCACGCTCGTCGGCCAGCGCCGTACGGATCCGGACATGCAGAAGGCCACGATGCTCACCGGGACAGCGGCCTCGTACGGAGGGTTGCTCGCCTCGCCGATCGTGGCGACGCTGCTCGTGCTCGAGCTGGCCAAGCCGCACCGGCGTCGCTTCACGCACGTGGTGTTCGGGTCGCTGGTGTCGGCGACGGTCGCGTTCGCGATCTTCTACCCGATCGCGGGGACGACGTTCCTCGGCATCTACGAGGTCCCCTCCTACACGTTCGAGGACTGGCACATCCTCGCGGGCGTGGGCCTCGGGCTCGCTGCCGCGGCCGGCGCGCTCGTGCTCGCCGTCATCACGGGGGTGGTGCGCCGGCTCGTCGCTCCGCTCACGACGAAGACGGTCGTACGGCCGGTGGTCGGAGGAGTGGTGTTCGGCCTCGTCGCTGTCGCGCTCCCGCTGACGCTGTTCACCGGGAGCGACCAGCTCGAGACCGTGGTCGGGTCCGGGTCGAGCCTCGGTGCCGGGTTCCTGCTCGTGATCGTGCTGGCGAAGATGGTCACGTTCGCGGTCTGTACGGAGTCCGGCTTCATCGGTGGTCCGTTCTTCCCGATGCTGTTCATCGGCGGGACGTACGGCTATGCGATCCACCTGCTCGTGCCGGACATCCCGGTCGCGCTCGCGTTCAGCTGCGTCTTCGCCGCGCTGCCCGGGGCGATCGTCGCCGCGCCGTTCTCGCTCGTCCTGATGGCGGCGCTCATGATGGACCTCGGGGCGCTGGAGACGGTGCCGATCGCCGTCGCCGTCCTCACCGCGTACATCGCGGTGACGGGGTCGGGGGTGCTGGTCGCGATGGCGAGCCGCCGGCGGAAGGCGCCGGCGTGA
- a CDS encoding SGNH/GDSL hydrolase family protein codes for MRLRFINSRRRTAVVALATACISAFAGLVVASPATADEPVKYVALGDSMASGPLILPFTGPIACGRSTRNYARLLAAQVKATSFTDVTCSGADTGDLFSPMKLSLAGVDAGTAPAQLDALKPDTTLVTLTIGGNDAGLVGVAQDCIRLNYFATPCMNALTAGGVDKIANRINDFAPDLAASLQRIHALSPQARVLVTGYGYYIKRNGCWPKQPWLPKDANYLQEKVHQLNVTIAAVAAANDAEYVDVETPSVGHDACQAPATRWVEGLVPTSPASPLHPNAAGEAAYASIIGATL; via the coding sequence ATGAGACTTCGCTTCATCAATTCCCGTCGCCGGACCGCCGTCGTCGCGCTCGCGACGGCGTGCATTTCGGCATTCGCGGGACTGGTTGTGGCGTCGCCGGCGACCGCCGACGAACCCGTCAAATACGTAGCCCTCGGTGACTCGATGGCCTCTGGACCCCTGATCCTTCCGTTCACCGGGCCGATCGCGTGCGGCCGCTCGACCCGCAACTACGCGCGCCTGCTCGCCGCGCAGGTCAAGGCCACGTCCTTCACCGACGTGACGTGCAGCGGCGCCGACACGGGCGACCTGTTCTCTCCCATGAAACTGTCGCTCGCTGGCGTTGACGCCGGCACCGCACCCGCGCAGCTCGATGCTCTGAAGCCTGATACCACCCTCGTCACACTCACGATCGGCGGCAATGACGCCGGCCTCGTCGGCGTCGCCCAGGACTGCATCCGGCTCAACTACTTCGCCACCCCGTGCATGAACGCGCTCACCGCTGGCGGTGTCGACAAGATCGCCAACCGGATCAATGATTTCGCGCCTGATCTCGCCGCGTCCCTCCAGCGCATTCACGCGCTGTCTCCGCAGGCGCGGGTCCTCGTCACCGGCTACGGGTACTACATCAAACGCAACGGATGCTGGCCGAAGCAGCCGTGGTTGCCGAAGGACGCAAACTACCTGCAAGAAAAGGTTCACCAGCTCAACGTCACGATCGCCGCGGTAGCGGCGGCCAACGACGCGGAATATGTCGACGTCGAGACGCCGAGCGTCGGGCACGATGCGTGCCAGGCACCCGCCACGCGATGGGTCGAGGGACTTGTTCCCACCAGCCCCGCATCTCCTCTTCACCCGAATGCCGCGGGCGAGGCAGCGTACGCCTCGATCATCGGCGCGACGCTCTAG